In a single window of the Tellurirhabdus bombi genome:
- a CDS encoding C40 family peptidase, giving the protein MRKMLLTVLCAVSFGFIQAKPKLVQPTVLSSSVSDTTQQQGSFYEQIPLVSDLIGFAKKHLSSRYRSGGSSPRGFDCSGFTRFCFNKFGILLPHSSSAQGGVGVAVEKDGAQPGDLIFFKGHSRQGSRIGHVGLIVEVIGDRIKFIHSAWNGGVRYDWLHADYYHNRFVGIRRVASAEG; this is encoded by the coding sequence ATGAGAAAAATGCTCCTGACGGTGCTTTGCGCTGTCTCATTTGGCTTCATTCAAGCTAAGCCTAAGTTAGTTCAACCAACTGTTCTTTCTTCTTCCGTTAGCGATACCACCCAACAGCAAGGCTCTTTCTACGAGCAGATTCCACTAGTCAGTGACCTTATTGGTTTCGCCAAAAAGCACCTCTCTTCCCGCTATCGCTCCGGCGGCAGTTCTCCCCGAGGATTCGATTGTTCTGGTTTTACCCGCTTCTGTTTCAATAAATTTGGTATTCTTCTGCCCCATTCAAGCTCCGCACAGGGTGGCGTTGGCGTAGCGGTTGAAAAAGATGGTGCGCAGCCGGGAGATTTGATTTTCTTCAAAGGCCATAGCCGCCAGGGAAGCCGCATCGGACATGTGGGCCTGATTGTCGAAGTGATTGGCGACCGGATCAAATTTATCCACTCAGCCTGGAATGGCGGCGTTCGCTACGATTGGCTTCACGCTGACTACTACCATAACCGCTTTGTCGGTATCCGGCGCGTAGCCAGCGCAGAAGGATAA
- a CDS encoding esterase-like activity of phytase family protein codes for MKKPLLLTFFFFAFTSAYCQQIRFKLKDYLTFPHSRNIHGISGMEFIPERQEWHLAGDRGQYHVFRQLHQPSDWACQSDSVSRTGLYLEAVRYDAATDMYYFAVENDSTSYVGYRKHAMPQPGEAFDRLSLSHSMPAPSTNKGIEALAITPTYFWVAPEAGSVEEATTENTLVHFYRYRKVGDKLVFDAEFAYDIDRNVCPGEALGGISEIIAVPGDETRLLVLERCFQNPTVTVKLYEARVDEQARKLIKIKDKPAFDFNSLTGFRPDNLESMTWGEDSDGKKVLVLMSDDNNSKGQWTQVLWLEMQND; via the coding sequence ATGAAAAAACCCCTGCTTCTTACGTTCTTTTTTTTCGCTTTTACTTCTGCTTATTGTCAGCAAATTCGCTTTAAACTCAAGGACTACCTCACTTTCCCGCATAGCCGAAACATCCACGGCATATCCGGCATGGAATTTATTCCCGAGCGACAGGAATGGCACTTAGCCGGTGACCGGGGGCAGTATCACGTTTTTCGCCAGTTGCACCAGCCCAGCGACTGGGCCTGCCAATCTGATTCCGTAAGCCGAACAGGATTGTATCTCGAAGCTGTGCGGTACGACGCCGCCACGGATATGTATTATTTCGCCGTTGAAAACGATTCGACCTCCTACGTAGGTTATCGGAAACATGCCATGCCACAGCCTGGCGAAGCTTTCGATCGGCTATCTTTATCCCACTCCATGCCTGCACCCAGTACTAACAAAGGCATTGAAGCGCTAGCCATTACCCCTACTTATTTTTGGGTAGCTCCCGAAGCGGGGTCTGTCGAAGAGGCGACAACAGAGAATACACTGGTTCATTTTTACCGGTACCGCAAAGTGGGCGACAAATTGGTGTTTGATGCGGAATTTGCCTACGACATTGACCGCAACGTCTGTCCGGGTGAAGCGCTGGGCGGAATCTCCGAAATCATTGCCGTTCCTGGTGACGAAACCCGTTTACTCGTACTGGAACGTTGTTTCCAAAACCCAACTGTTACGGTGAAATTATACGAAGCTCGCGTTGACGAGCAAGCCCGGAAGCTCATCAAGATTAAAGACAAACCTGCTTTCGATTTCAACAGCCTGACTGGATTTCGCCCTGATAATCTGGAAAGTATGACCTGGGGAGAAGATAGCGACGGAAAAAAAGTGCTGGTCCTAATGTCTGACGACAACAACAGCAAAGGCCAATGGACGCAGGTTTTGTGGCTGGAAATGCAAAACGACTAG
- the truA gene encoding tRNA pseudouridine(38-40) synthase TruA: MRYFIELSYKGTNYHGWQRQANGLSVQEVLESALSTMLKQPISILGSGRTDAGVHASQQFAHFDVDNEIKLTSQLLHALNCILPADIAIHTIFPVREEDNARFTAFSRYYQYRIGRQKSPFLADLVYVFRYEVDIERMNEAARLLLRYIDFESFSKVRTSVSHYRCKIEMAEWRVEGPHLVFHIKANRFLYGMVRTLVGTLLDVGQGRMTVDEFEQIILARDRRKAGRSAPANGLFLVEVGYPKEVFMNKSGSIQ, encoded by the coding sequence ATGCGCTATTTTATTGAGCTTTCGTACAAAGGAACAAACTACCACGGTTGGCAGCGGCAAGCCAATGGCCTTAGTGTGCAGGAGGTGTTGGAAAGTGCGTTAAGCACCATGCTGAAGCAACCAATTAGCATACTGGGCAGTGGCCGTACGGATGCTGGGGTACATGCGAGCCAGCAGTTTGCTCACTTTGATGTGGACAATGAGATCAAGCTCACTAGCCAGCTTCTCCACGCTTTGAACTGCATTTTACCGGCCGACATTGCCATTCACACTATTTTTCCTGTTCGGGAGGAAGACAACGCCCGCTTTACTGCTTTTTCGAGGTATTATCAGTACCGGATAGGTCGTCAAAAAAGTCCGTTTCTGGCCGATTTGGTGTATGTATTCCGGTATGAAGTGGACATCGAACGCATGAACGAAGCCGCCCGCCTTTTGCTGCGGTATATTGATTTTGAAAGCTTCAGCAAGGTGCGAACTAGTGTAAGTCATTACCGCTGTAAAATTGAAATGGCGGAATGGCGCGTTGAGGGACCGCATCTGGTTTTTCACATCAAAGCCAATCGGTTTTTGTATGGAATGGTTCGGACGCTGGTGGGTACTTTGCTGGATGTAGGGCAGGGGCGCATGACGGTTGACGAATTTGAGCAAATTATTCTCGCTCGGGATCGGCGGAAGGCCGGACGATCAGCGCCCGCCAACGGCCTGTTTCTCGTCGAAGTAGGGTATCCTAAAGAAGTTTTTATGAACAAAAGTGGAAGTATTCAGTAA
- a CDS encoding XdhC family protein, with protein sequence MINEFQQIIKTYRQTDFSQRRAALATVIGLHGSGYRRPGARMYITDDGQWIGAISGGCLEGDALRKAREVMNSREARIVTYDTSDPEGENFGIGLGCNGILDVLIQPIDPEDKTNPIETLDQVMQDRQPVTLETPLPNDAGLFVEELKPDIQLLVFGAGYDAVPLVRLAKQVGWRVVVTDDCVAHLQPKRFAEADALPAIQRQDIRAQLPIDAYSAAVLISHNYKYDRVVLQELLQTDIPYIGLLGPKKRGDALLADVAEWVDEEDQKRLFWPVGLDIGSETPQEIALSIVAEIQTVFRKASAQPLKYKKVPIHQPVYQTVVDPLL encoded by the coding sequence GTGATCAACGAATTTCAACAAATCATAAAGACCTACCGCCAGACTGATTTTAGCCAGCGGAGGGCGGCCTTAGCCACTGTTATTGGGTTGCACGGCTCGGGGTATCGTCGCCCCGGAGCCCGGATGTACATTACGGACGATGGCCAGTGGATTGGCGCCATTAGCGGCGGCTGTCTGGAAGGCGATGCCTTACGGAAAGCGCGCGAAGTGATGAATAGCCGCGAGGCTCGCATTGTCACGTACGATACCAGTGACCCAGAAGGTGAGAACTTCGGCATCGGTCTGGGTTGCAATGGCATCCTGGACGTTTTAATTCAGCCCATCGATCCAGAAGATAAGACAAACCCGATTGAGACACTTGATCAGGTGATGCAGGACCGACAGCCTGTAACCTTGGAAACGCCGTTGCCCAATGACGCAGGTTTGTTTGTGGAAGAGCTAAAGCCTGATATTCAGTTGCTGGTTTTCGGAGCTGGATACGATGCGGTGCCGCTGGTTCGGCTGGCCAAGCAAGTAGGCTGGCGGGTGGTGGTAACCGACGATTGCGTGGCTCACCTGCAACCCAAGCGTTTTGCTGAGGCCGATGCATTGCCCGCGATTCAGCGTCAGGACATACGGGCTCAGCTTCCCATTGATGCCTATTCGGCGGCGGTGTTGATCTCGCATAATTACAAATATGACCGGGTAGTTTTGCAGGAATTGCTTCAGACGGATATTCCCTACATTGGCTTGCTTGGGCCCAAAAAGCGGGGCGATGCCTTGCTGGCCGACGTGGCGGAGTGGGTAGACGAAGAGGATCAAAAACGTCTTTTCTGGCCCGTTGGCCTCGATATAGGCAGCGAAACGCCCCAGGAAATTGCCTTATCAATTGTGGCCGAAATACAGACCGTATTTCGGAAGGCATCGGCACAGCCGTTAAAGTATAAAAAGGTGCCGATTCATCAGCCTGTTTACCAGACCGTCGTTGATCCTTTGCTATGA
- a CDS encoding nucleotidyltransferase family protein produces the protein MKIGIVILAAGSSSRMDGNPKQLIKWEGRTLLRRIVDTALDTEMRPVVVVVGANKQQVAPELSNLPITIIDNPFWQQGLSTSVKTGLAALYLTSKDIDGVLFLLTDQPHVDRGLLLQLMHVFQESDRGIVAAKYADSLGVPALFGRAYIEELLSLEGDTGAKWVILKHLDDCAEVEFEPGSIDLDTRQDVERFLGT, from the coding sequence ATGAAAATTGGGATTGTTATTTTGGCCGCCGGGAGTTCCAGCCGCATGGACGGAAACCCAAAGCAACTCATAAAATGGGAAGGTAGGACGCTACTTCGGCGGATTGTCGACACCGCTCTGGATACCGAAATGCGCCCGGTTGTAGTGGTGGTAGGGGCGAATAAGCAGCAGGTAGCGCCAGAGCTTAGCAATTTACCCATCACCATCATCGATAATCCATTCTGGCAGCAGGGCTTGTCAACGTCCGTTAAAACAGGGCTGGCAGCTCTTTATTTGACCAGCAAAGACATTGATGGCGTCTTGTTTCTACTGACGGATCAACCGCATGTGGATCGCGGTTTGCTGCTTCAACTAATGCATGTTTTTCAGGAAAGTGATAGGGGGATTGTGGCAGCTAAATACGCCGACAGTCTGGGCGTGCCCGCCTTGTTCGGTCGCGCCTATATCGAAGAATTGCTGAGCTTAGAAGGTGATACGGGAGCTAAATGGGTCATTCTAAAACACCTGGACGATTGCGCCGAAGTGGAATTTGAGCCGGGAAGTATTGACTTGGATACGCGTCAGGATGTGGAGCGGTTTTTAGGTACTTAG
- a CDS encoding TonB-dependent receptor, producing MKYVYLLFILFSTLVTNAFSQPTQTIRGRVVDKESKYPLVGVTVTLADVDQQKFGTLTDSLGRYRISSIPVGRRTVKISLIGYKDALLNNIIVDAGRETILDVELEEAITELSTVTVKAQRTGDARNEMALISARQFTVDEADRYAGSRGEPARMASNFAGVQGADDSRNDIVIRGNSPIGVLWRVEGVSVPNPNHFAIPGTTGGPVSIISNKMLANSDFFTGAFPAEFGNGIAGVFDLRLRNGNNEKHQRSLQFGFLGTEGSLEGPISKSKGSSYFVSYRYANLWLFNKIGIDIGTQAVPTYQDASFRLNFPLKHGGRLALWGFGGTSTIDILVSEQEVSDRNIFGQNDRDQYYTAKMGTAGLTYEQPINRRTFLKATLAVSTNIQDSKHDYLFIRNGQDGLPLAQNNRFVIDSLRPILSYLFSETKTALAASINHKFSSRSALKAGLNTDVYHFNFSDSVRLVTTLPNTPAQLAPWTTRWDARTTAVLLQPYVQWRYNLADRLTLSAGLSSLYFSLNKNSFSPLEPRVGLAWDLPKRQKLSLAVGLHSQMLPSYVYFYDLDPLSIPSGGLRGGQINREVGFIKSWHYVAAYDRLLGRNMRLKLEAYYQNLFEVPIEARRSSFSILNSGAAFTRVFPGTLVNKGSGRNYGAELTLEKFFSDGYYFLLTGSLFDAKYKGSDNVLRDTDFNGKYAFNALFAKEFVFRQSSARKRNSLNLGAKVTAIGGRRYGPVDEAASQAAQEIIYQSDTRNTLQFPAYRRLDLKVDYKMNRNRLTHTIAVDFVNILGIQNILTLSYAPQPDGTFIKQEYQLGFLPVFFYRVDF from the coding sequence ATGAAATACGTTTATTTGCTGTTTATATTATTCTCTACACTGGTTACTAACGCTTTTTCGCAGCCGACCCAAACCATTCGGGGCCGGGTGGTGGACAAAGAATCCAAATATCCGTTGGTTGGCGTAACCGTTACGTTAGCCGATGTTGACCAGCAAAAATTCGGCACCCTCACGGATTCCCTGGGTCGCTATCGCATTTCCAGTATACCGGTGGGTCGCCGTACCGTTAAGATCTCCCTAATCGGCTACAAAGATGCTTTATTGAATAACATTATCGTCGATGCGGGTCGCGAAACGATTTTAGATGTTGAACTGGAAGAAGCAATCACCGAACTAAGCACCGTGACTGTAAAAGCACAGCGGACGGGTGATGCCCGCAACGAGATGGCTTTAATTTCGGCCCGCCAGTTCACCGTTGATGAAGCGGATCGTTACGCCGGTAGCCGGGGTGAACCAGCGCGGATGGCGTCTAACTTTGCGGGCGTACAAGGCGCCGACGATTCGCGAAATGATATCGTAATTCGCGGAAATTCGCCGATTGGCGTGCTTTGGCGCGTGGAAGGCGTTTCGGTGCCCAATCCCAATCACTTTGCCATTCCGGGCACGACGGGCGGACCCGTGAGTATCATCAGCAATAAAATGCTGGCCAATTCGGACTTTTTTACGGGCGCTTTTCCCGCCGAGTTTGGCAATGGCATTGCGGGCGTTTTCGACCTGCGGCTCCGAAATGGCAACAATGAAAAGCACCAGCGATCGCTGCAATTTGGTTTTCTAGGTACCGAAGGTTCGCTGGAAGGCCCGATTTCCAAAAGCAAAGGCTCGTCTTACTTCGTTTCTTATCGATACGCCAACCTATGGCTGTTTAACAAAATTGGGATTGACATCGGCACACAGGCCGTCCCCACCTACCAGGATGCTTCTTTTCGGCTAAACTTTCCTTTGAAACACGGTGGACGTCTGGCTTTGTGGGGCTTTGGCGGCACCAGTACAATTGACATTCTGGTGAGTGAACAGGAAGTATCCGACCGCAATATTTTTGGGCAGAACGACCGGGATCAATACTACACCGCCAAAATGGGAACGGCCGGGCTTACGTATGAGCAGCCAATCAACCGCCGAACGTTTCTAAAAGCGACCCTTGCCGTTTCAACAAACATTCAGGATTCGAAACACGATTATCTTTTCATTCGCAACGGGCAGGATGGCTTACCGTTAGCGCAGAACAACCGTTTTGTTATTGATTCGCTTCGCCCTATTCTGTCGTATCTTTTTTCTGAAACCAAGACCGCGCTAGCTGCTTCTATCAATCATAAATTCAGTTCCCGGAGCGCCTTGAAAGCCGGTTTGAACACGGATGTTTATCATTTTAATTTCTCCGATAGCGTCCGCCTTGTAACCACCTTACCCAATACGCCGGCTCAGCTAGCACCCTGGACAACGCGCTGGGACGCACGAACAACGGCAGTCCTCCTGCAACCTTACGTGCAATGGCGGTATAACCTCGCGGACCGACTAACCTTAAGTGCTGGTCTAAGCAGTCTGTATTTTTCCCTAAACAAGAACAGTTTTTCGCCCCTTGAACCGCGCGTTGGCCTCGCCTGGGATTTGCCTAAACGCCAGAAGCTGAGCCTGGCCGTAGGCTTGCACAGCCAGATGTTGCCTAGCTACGTTTATTTCTACGATCTCGATCCCCTTTCTATTCCATCTGGCGGATTGCGGGGTGGCCAAATCAATCGGGAGGTTGGTTTCATAAAAAGCTGGCATTACGTCGCGGCCTATGATCGCTTATTGGGCCGCAACATGCGCCTGAAGCTCGAAGCCTACTATCAAAATCTATTTGAGGTACCGATTGAAGCACGGCGTAGTTCGTTTTCAATCCTCAATTCGGGAGCGGCTTTCACGCGGGTATTCCCCGGCACCTTGGTTAACAAAGGGTCAGGCCGAAATTATGGCGCTGAGCTGACACTAGAGAAGTTTTTTAGCGATGGTTACTATTTTCTGCTTACCGGCTCTTTGTTCGACGCTAAATACAAAGGCTCAGACAATGTTTTACGGGACACGGACTTTAACGGGAAATATGCGTTTAATGCCTTATTTGCCAAGGAATTTGTCTTTCGTCAATCGTCGGCTAGAAAACGCAATAGCTTAAATTTAGGCGCTAAAGTCACCGCTATTGGTGGACGCCGTTACGGCCCGGTGGACGAAGCGGCCTCGCAGGCGGCGCAGGAAATTATCTACCAAAGCGATACGCGCAATACCCTTCAATTTCCGGCCTACCGACGGCTTGATTTGAAAGTAGATTATAAAATGAATCGCAATCGGCTTACGCACACCATTGCGGTTGATTTTGTGAATATTCTGGGCATTCAGAACATTCTGACGCTTAGCTATGCGCCGCAACCTGATGGAACATTTATCAAACAAGAATATCAACTAGGATTTCTGCCCGTATTCTTTTACCGAGTTGATTTCTAA
- a CDS encoding AAA family ATPase, with protein MVQYNSDVAAAEALNESYKRLKSEISKVVIGQDDTVRLLLTAIFCQGHCLLVGVPGLAKTLLIQTIAGALDLSFNRIQFTPDLMPSDILGSETLDQNRSFKFIKGPVFANIILADEINRTPPKTQSALLEAMQEYSVTIAGQKYPLGRPFFVLATQNPIEQEGTYPLPEAQLDRFMFNIWLDYPSYQSELDIVRSTTSDERYQVQKVISGDEIQAFQHLVRRVPVVDNVVEYAVKLVHKTRPNTELAHPDTNQYLEWGAGPRASQALILAAKCNALLNGKYSPDIEDVKAVALPILRHRVVRNFKAEAEGITIDLLIKRLL; from the coding sequence GTGGTACAATACAACTCGGATGTTGCGGCTGCTGAGGCCCTGAACGAATCTTATAAGCGGCTGAAAAGCGAAATTTCAAAAGTAGTTATTGGTCAGGATGATACGGTCCGGCTTTTGTTAACAGCCATATTCTGTCAAGGTCATTGTTTGCTGGTCGGTGTACCGGGTTTGGCAAAAACACTGCTTATTCAAACCATTGCCGGGGCGCTTGATCTGAGTTTTAACCGAATTCAGTTCACGCCCGATTTAATGCCTTCTGACATTTTGGGTTCGGAAACGCTTGATCAAAACCGTAGCTTTAAGTTTATCAAAGGCCCTGTTTTTGCGAACATTATCCTAGCCGATGAGATTAACCGGACGCCGCCTAAAACGCAGTCGGCGCTCCTGGAAGCCATGCAGGAGTATTCGGTGACCATTGCTGGGCAGAAATATCCCTTGGGTCGTCCTTTCTTTGTTTTGGCCACTCAAAATCCAATCGAACAGGAAGGAACCTATCCCCTACCCGAGGCGCAGTTAGACCGGTTTATGTTCAATATCTGGCTGGATTACCCTTCGTATCAATCAGAGCTAGACATTGTTCGGAGCACCACTTCCGACGAGCGGTATCAGGTTCAGAAAGTCATTTCTGGCGATGAAATTCAGGCTTTCCAGCATCTGGTTCGCCGGGTTCCGGTTGTGGATAACGTTGTTGAATATGCTGTTAAGCTCGTTCACAAAACCCGCCCTAACACAGAATTGGCCCACCCCGATACCAATCAATACCTGGAATGGGGCGCTGGTCCACGGGCTTCGCAGGCGCTGATTCTGGCGGCTAAGTGCAACGCCTTACTAAATGGCAAATACTCGCCAGATATTGAAGACGTAAAAGCGGTGGCACTTCCTATTCTTCGTCACCGCGTGGTGCGCAACTTTAAGGCTGAGGCGGAAGGCATTACGATTGATCTCCTGATAAAACGCCTTTTATAA
- a CDS encoding peptidylprolyl isomerase, translating to MKHVRNTLLGLVIALAVSASPAFSQSKGTSINKIVAKIDNYYVLKSDLEKVVEQYKEQNQKAPTKCQVLESLVINKMLLAKAEIDSVVVEDKMIDSQLDARMSYMAQQFGSEKNIVEAYGKSLDALKNDVRQEVKEQMLMQRMQTQITDDVKISPSEVRRFFNTIPKDSLPYIPAEAEIGHIVRLAKVTKEQRADLRNRLLALKARVEKGEDFGKLAKEFSEDVGSAQKDGDLGFAKRGAMVPEFEGAALKLKPNEMSDIVESDYGLHLIQLLETRGAEYHARHILLRPDYNRLDLTAPTRYLDSLRNLIVADTLKFAKAAKEYSEDKATADAGGIIRDPNTNSALMPLDGTMDYTLFMTLDTMKVGTVSKPMAYRMEDGKSAVRLLYYKRKVEPHTASLKDDYEKIANIVMGNKKNKAIDDWFKKAVGDVYINIDPEFSGCEILKTARTEGP from the coding sequence ATGAAGCACGTTAGAAATACCTTGTTGGGGCTGGTGATCGCACTGGCTGTCTCTGCCTCCCCGGCGTTTTCGCAAAGTAAGGGGACGAGCATTAATAAAATTGTCGCTAAGATTGACAACTATTACGTACTGAAATCAGACCTTGAAAAAGTTGTTGAGCAGTACAAAGAGCAGAACCAGAAAGCACCGACCAAATGTCAGGTCCTGGAAAGCCTGGTTATCAATAAAATGCTCTTGGCTAAGGCGGAAATTGACTCGGTTGTCGTTGAAGACAAAATGATCGATAGCCAGCTCGATGCCCGGATGTCGTACATGGCCCAGCAGTTTGGCTCTGAGAAGAACATTGTTGAAGCCTACGGAAAAAGTCTGGACGCCTTGAAAAATGACGTTCGTCAAGAGGTAAAAGAGCAGATGCTGATGCAACGGATGCAGACGCAAATTACCGACGACGTTAAGATTTCTCCTAGCGAAGTTCGTAGGTTTTTCAATACCATTCCAAAAGACAGTTTGCCTTATATTCCGGCAGAAGCTGAAATTGGCCACATTGTTCGTTTGGCTAAAGTGACCAAAGAGCAGCGCGCTGATTTGCGGAACCGTCTTTTAGCCTTGAAAGCACGGGTTGAAAAAGGAGAAGATTTTGGAAAATTAGCTAAGGAATTCTCGGAAGACGTAGGATCAGCCCAGAAAGACGGCGACCTGGGCTTTGCCAAACGGGGCGCCATGGTTCCCGAATTTGAAGGAGCGGCGCTGAAACTCAAACCGAACGAAATGTCGGATATTGTTGAGTCAGACTATGGTCTTCACCTCATTCAGTTGCTGGAAACACGCGGCGCTGAGTACCACGCTCGTCACATCCTGCTGCGCCCGGATTATAACCGCCTTGACCTGACTGCCCCAACGCGTTATCTAGACAGCCTGCGCAATTTGATTGTGGCAGATACCCTGAAGTTTGCAAAAGCCGCGAAAGAATACTCAGAAGATAAAGCGACCGCCGACGCAGGCGGCATCATTCGCGACCCGAACACCAACAGTGCGCTAATGCCGCTGGATGGCACGATGGATTATACCCTGTTTATGACGCTGGACACCATGAAGGTAGGAACGGTTAGTAAGCCGATGGCGTACCGGATGGAAGATGGCAAAAGTGCTGTTCGTCTGCTCTACTACAAGCGCAAGGTTGAGCCGCATACAGCCAGCCTAAAAGACGATTATGAGAAGATCGCGAACATCGTAATGGGTAACAAAAAGAATAAAGCCATCGACGATTGGTTTAAAAAAGCAGTTGGCGATGTCTACATTAATATTGATCCTGAATTTTCTGGCTGCGAAATCCTGAAAACAGCCCGCACCGAAGGACCTTAA